atttaaaaattcgAATGTGatgcactgtaaaaaaaaaaaaaaaagattatgaaacAAAGACAAAATAAGCGAACCCTGTGGGAATCTGGGACATTTGAGAGGAGTGGGAGTCACACTGGATGGACGCTGGGAGGGAAAGGTGGACGGGTTGGTGGGTTAAATCCCAAAAACATCTCAGAGGGAACAGGAAGGTGAAGGGGGAGTGAACCCCTGCAAAAGGTCTGTCTTTGTCTGAAATAtcctgtcccctctccccaccaccacctgggaaattctttttctgttatatatatatatatatatttttttttctttctgtatttctttattcAATCTTGGCTGCCACGatcagacagaaaagaaaagggttcttttgtcttttttgccTTTGCCTAAAGGGTCTGAaactatgtatacatacacacacacacacacacgcacacacacacacacacgcacacacacacacacacacacacacttatatatatacacatacatacacacacacacatatgtatgtatatgtatatatctccaGTGTAAACAAGGGTATGAGACAATGTCAAGGACCGGTCAGCCGTTTGTACAGAAAGTGaagtctgggggtgggggagactgaTTACCCCATCACACCCAGAAGTTTCCCTGGGGTCTCCAGGACACCTGCAATGATAGAGTAAGAGACAGCTTGCTGAGGTCCAGCTTCTTGGGGACAGCAGTCTCCCTGTCCATAGCTGCCCTGCTCCTGTCAGCGAATCACTAGGACCATGCAGAAACCCCCAGCCTTCCTGGTTGGTTTCAGGCTGGGACATCAGTCTGCAGTGACCTGGGATTGCATCCACTGGAGCCCTGCAGGCAGCCTGCGGGGAGATAGGGAGGGGAGTAAGGAGAGGAAAAAAGGATCATGAGCATTTCCCATAAGATGATGGCCCTGAGACCCAAGGCCTCTGCCCAGGCAGACTGAGAGCGGCCAAGGTTGCATTCAATCACTTAATGGAAGAAGACAACATGAGCTAAGTTCCGGAATGCATCAGGTACCAGAACTGGGGTTCCCAGGAAGAAGCAGACACcctccaaacctcacagtctagcAGAGGGGGTGATTAAACCACCCAACAACCACACACTACAATACAGGCCAGGAAGGTGGTGCACAGAGGCCTCCGGGGCCAGAAAGGAAGGGATCCTCTGAGGAGAAAGCCTGGAGATCCACCTTCCTGGGATCCTGATACAGTCTCTGAgtaagcctcctgcctcagcctccccattgctggatCTGCAAGTGTGCACATGCCTGGTTTACTAGTCACATTGTTTTCCTCTCTAGAAGGTAGGTCATGGAAgcagaagagtttttttttttttgtttgttttttggatgtttgttttgttttgtttttcgaagtaaggtcttgctctagctcaggctgacctggaattcactatgtagtctcagggtggcctccgatCCACAGCgattcccctgcctctgcctcctgagtactgggattaaaggcatgtgccactacacctggctattttttttattccagtttcattttcttcatagCTCTTCTCACTCCCTATTACTActattttggggaagttttaCCTCTTGCCATTAGAACAAACCTCTAGAATCCTCATGATTTACCCCACAGCATCTGAGCTCTGGGTCTGTGCTCATTTAACTGGGTCCTGGTAACCCTAACACCCAGTGAGACAGATTCTGGCAGGAAGGAGCCAGGAGAGGTTTTCACAGCCAGCCAGTCATTGGCTGAACCAGATGCAGGGGAGGGGACACTGACCCTTCCCCAGTGAGAGCACAGCAGCCTTGGATATGCCATGGGTGGTCTTTGATGGAACTGAGCCTGAGGAACTGGGAGATCTCCGCCGTGGTCATGGACTCCTTCAAGTCCTGCTTGTTAGCAAAGATCAGGACTGAAGCACCTTGAAGGGCCTGTGGACAGAAGAACCCCACCCCAGTCAGCCCGGACAGCCCCCCACCCACCAGCACCCCGCAAGAGTCCTCCTGGGCTCCCTGTCAGCTGTCCCAGCAAGAAAGTCTTATTTGGGGCTAGTGAAATGGCTtagcctgtgaagactaaggatcctggtttgattccccaggacccacataggccagatgcacaagggggcatatccatctggagttcatttgcagtgattggaggtgctccattccctcttcctctctctgcatcttcccctcctctctctctctctttctcaaataataaataaataaaatatttttttaaagaggcctAACCCTAGGTAGGGCAGAGACGGGAGGCCCATGTAATAGCAACCTCATTAAATGACAGCCCCAGCTCATATGATACTTCCCAACCAGGTCACAGAATTGTTACAACCTCATGagacaggtttttgttgttttgaaacagggttttgggctggggaaatggcttaatggttaaggtgcttgcctgtgactccccaggacccatgtaaggcaaggtggtgcatgcatttggagctcgtttgcagtagatggaggccatggtgtgcccattctatctgccccccaaaataaataaatgaataaaatattataaaaaaagaaagaaagaaacacggTCTTATTCCATAAgccaggcctggaactcactatgtaatgagggctagggagacggcttagcggttaagacacttgacccacttaagccagatgcacaaggatgcgcatacatctggagtttgtttgcagtggcaggatgccctgacatgcccactctctctgcctctccctctctctctctaataactaaataaaataaactattaaacaaataaaataaagctgggcgtggtggcgcatgcctttaatcccagcagaggtaggaggatcatcatgagttcgaggccaccctgagataacatagtgaatttcaggtcagcctgagctagagtgagaccctacctcaaaaaaccaaaacaataaaaataaataaagtgaaataaaataaaacttgtgatgatcctcctgcctcagcatccaagtgctgggattaccggcATGAACCCACCACCATCATCATGAGATAGGAACTGATGAGCCTCCTTTCATGCTTAGAGGTGAAGTGAGTTGCTTAGGATCCCACAGTGAGTGATAGGTGTGGTcaggtctttttgttttattttgttgaagacagggtctcactgtagcccagggtgacctggcactcactacaggctggcctcaaactcacagtgatcctcctacctctgtctccggaatgctagtattaaaggcatgtaccgccGTGCCCAGCAGGGTCAGTCAGGTCTTGAACCAGCAACTCTGGCTCTGTAGCCAGTTCTTCTGAAGGCACTATACCTTTATGGACAACAAACTATCCTTCCTTGGGCTACATTGTTACAACTTTCAGACAAATACATCACAAACGAAGCTCAGAAAGCAAAGGGGGCGTAAGCAGCCTGAGGGTACCCAGCTAGTCCCACTGGACAGCCCCCCAACCTTAGGGTGCTTACCTCATGGGCCAGCATCTTATACAGCTCCTCCCTGGCTGTCAGGAGCCAGTCCCGGTCCGTGCTGTCAATCACAAGGATGACAAACTGCCCAGCGTGGGGGAGACCTGAGTGGAGGACTCGCTCCTTGGTGAACGTTTCCTGCCCAAGGTGCTGCCCACCTGCCAGTCCCCCAGGCTGCCTGCAGGCCCAAGCCCATTCTcactggttggttggttttttttgggggagaAGAGACAAAGTCTCAGTGTATAgcccaggccatcctgggattcatgatcctcttgtctcagcttcccagatgctgggatgagccaccacacccagttatccAGTTTAAGATTCAAAaaagtatatgtatacatatataaatatataaatatatatatatatatatgtatatatatattattttatttttttcccaaggtagggtctcactctagcccagcctgacctggaattcactatggagtctcaggctggcctggaatccatgaggaacctcctaactctgcctccctggtaCTTGACAGGTCCTGCACCACATTATTGGTCTGACACAGTGGCATTAGCAATTACTTCATCATTTACTTTTCACCACAGCTTGAGTGAACAGGTGGCAGAACCAAGCCTGCCCAGGACGTGCCCCTACCCCAGCTCTGGTGCCCCTCTCACCTCAGTGTTGGAGTAGTGTGAGCTCCAGGTGGGGCGCACAGCCTCCTGTccccccaggtcccacatgaggaAGTGTGTCTTCtgaagaaccagctcttccaCATGACTACCAATGGTGGGACACGTGTGAACTACCTCattagtcaggctggagagacagaagaaggttCCAAGACAGCTCGGCCCACTCCCAACTTTGGTCCTCCTTCCCTCTACTCTTGAGGCACTGAGAACTCAAAACATCTCAGTCCAAGGTGACCAAGCTCCACGCTGGGTGCCAGTGTTCCGTGTTCTGTTGTTGGCATGGGGTGTGACTCAGTGCTACCCAGACTGGCACCCCAGACAGGAGAGATATGTCAGAGTAGCTTCGAAATTTCAGACTGAAGCTGAGtggggtggctcatgcctttaatcccagttcttgggaggcagaggtaggagggtcgccatgagttcaaggccaccctgagactacatagtgaattccaggttaacctgaactagagtgataccctacctcgaaaaaacaaagaaataaataaataaattcagggctggagggatggcttagcagttaaggcgcttgcctgcaaaaccaaaggatccccagttcaattccccaggacctatgtaagccagatgcataagggggtacacgtatctggagtttgtttgcaatggctagaggccctggcatgcccattctctcctctctctctctctctgcctctttctctttaataaataaataaaatattttaaaaattcatgggctgaggagatcgcttagtggttaaggcacttgcctacaaagccaaaggacctaggtttgattccccaggacccacataagccagatgcacaaggtggcacatgtgtctggagttcctttgcagtggctggaggccctggcgcacccattctctgcctgtctgacttgtctgtctgtctgtccatctctctctctctctctctctctgcttctttctccctcaaataaataaaattttaatttttttttaaattcagatttaagctgggtgtggtagtgcacacctttaatcccagctcttggggaaaaaaagttcaGATTTAGTTGAACCACCTGGGAATCTTGTCAAAATTCAGATTctggccagcatggtggtgcatacctttaatcccagcactcaggaggctgaggtaggaggatcaccatgagtcgaggccaccctgagaagacagtaaattccaggtcaacctgggctagagagaccctaccgcgaaaaaaaagaaaacaaaacaaaaaaattattattagggctagagagatggcttagtggttaaggtacttgcctacaaagccaagggacccaggttggattcctcagtacccacgtaagccagatgcatgaggtggtgcatgcttttggaatTCACCTACAGTGGTTAGAaaccctgttgcgcccattctattttgttttacgaggtagggtctcactctagctcaggctgacctggaattcactatgcagtctcaggatggcctcggactcatagcgatcctcctacctctgcctccgcagggctggggttaaaggcgtgtgccaccgggcttctggtatacccattctatcagcctctttctctagctctctcaaataaataagtaaaagtgatTTTTTCttatgacagagagagcaagagaaagagagagagaaaattggcacactagggcctctagtcactgcagctgaactccagacacatgcaccaccttgtgcgtgtgcgtcaccttgtgcacgtggctcacatggattctgggcagttgaacctgggtccttaggctttgcatgcaagcaccttaaccgccaagctatctctccagcccccaaataaaatgttttctaaagcATATATTACTTTTTAGCTAAACCTTAAATATCCGGCTCCAAATCCCAAAGATCCCCATCCAGAGTGAAGGCCCGGGAAGGCCCCGGTGGTTGTTCACTCAGCTTGTGAACCATGTGCCGCTCTGCAGAATCGGACCAGAAGGAGAGCTGGCCCTCCAGGAGCTGGTAGTTCCTTGGGGttgatttgggaggcagaagttaacAGGTTTAGATATAAGGCTCAGGGGTGAGAAACGAGGGAATTGCCGCAGGGGGCGtcgagggcagggaggaggaagaccTAATGGATTTCCATGCCTGTCCTCTTGGTAACGGATTTGGCAGAGGATTGGCAGAGGCGACAGGACCTAGAGTTGTCCATAGCTTTCAAATATGAATGccgtgggctgaagagatggcttagttaaggtacttgctggcaaagttagaggacccaggttcaactccccagtacccacataaagccagatgcacaaggtggtgcatgcatatggagttcatgtgcagtgaccctaaggccctggcatgcccattttctctctctctgtctttctctctccctctttcttttctttctttctttttttttttgtttgtttgtttttttaatttttttgttcattttttttatttatttgagagcgacagacatagagagaaagacagatagaggaagagagagagaatgggcgcgccagggcctccagcctctgcaaacgaactccagacgcgtgcgcccccttgtgcatctggctaacgtgggacctggggaaccgagcctcgaaccggggtccttaggcttcacaggcaagcgtttaaccgctaagccatctctccagcccgtttgtttgttttttggaggaagggtctcactgtagcccaggctgacctagaatacactatgtagtctctcagggtggccttgaactcatggcaatcctcctacctctgcctcctgagtgctgggactaaaggtgtgcgcctccacgctcggttctctcccactttctaataaataaaattaaaaatatgaatgccTGGCCTAAGGCCACTGCTCTAGGAAGGTCACCTCAGAAGTTTGGGTGGGTCCCCTGGGGCAGGGCTCCTGCGATTGGTCCAAATGTCTATCAATCTGATGCCAGGCCCAGTCCTCTCTGTCCTCCCGAGTCACTTACAACTGGTAGAGGATGGTGCTTTTTCCTGCGTTGTCCAGTCCCACGATGATGACCTTGTGTTCTGGAGACATTCGGGGAAAGGGCAGGGTCAGGACCAACCCTGATGACCACACAGGTCAAGGTGGCCCCAGCAGGCCTCCTGTCGAGGATCTTTCCTCACCTTCTGCCCCTACCTGGGTgcactctcctcctctcttctacCTCCCGTCTTTCCCCGCCAGCACCTCCCCGCCCCCGCCGAGgtaccgaggtagggtcttttgctttagcccaagctaacctagatttcactctggcctcgaactcacgacgatgcTCCCTCCTACCGCTACCTcgcgagcgctgggattaaaggcgtgtgcccccacgcctgTCCGGCTTCTACCCTTCCCTCTCCTATCACTCTCTGGACCAAGCTAAACAGAAGCAGGCGCTCAGTGACTGTCTCGGCTTTGTGTCCCGGTCTGCTTCGATGAGCCCTCATCAGGGGAGCCTCAGGAGACAGCAGAGTCAAAGAGCTCACTGCCTCGCGTGTCCCTTACCCTGACTTCCAAAGATCCCCACGAGCTTGGCTATCAGCTGTCCCATGGCACGCTAGGTCGCTACGGGGCTCAGCTGCCTACCCTGTCAGTCTGGCCCAAGAACCCCAAGCCCCGCCCCGGGGGAGGGCCGGTCAGGCTAGGTCTATGAGATTGGGGAAAACCCCAGGCGTCACGCGTGGGGTATGAGAATTCCCCCGGGAAGCTGGCCGCAGGCAGGCGCTGTGGATGTCCACATACCGACCAGGCGCCTGGCCAGGGCCCTGCAGGTGCAAGCGTTCTCTCTCACCTGGGCCTTCTGCAAATCAAGGGAGACAGCACCAGCTCTTCCTCCCTGGTGAACCAccactggagcaagaccctagaCCGAAGCCATCGTGACCCCAGGCACCTGCTAGCTGTGGGAGGGATAGggtccagcctggcctacagcgacaccctaccttgaaaaaaaataataggttAACTcattagtgctggagagatggctcagcagttaaaggcttgcaaaacctgatggcccaggttctattcagtACCTAccaaaagccaaatacacaaagtggcacatgtgtctgaagtttgtagtggcaagaagccctggtgtgtccatactcacacacacaacacacactctctctcaaataaatatatatattttattttttaaaaaaatagctggaagctgaaggccctggtgcacccattctctctctccttctctctacctctttctctctctctctctctcaaataaataaaataaaataaaaattaggagccaggctagagagatggcttagtgattaaggcacttgccttcaaagcctaaggaccgaggtttgattctgtaggtcccatgtaaaccagatgcacaaggtggcacatgtgtctggagtttgtttgcagtggatggaagccctggcatgcccattctctctctctctctctctctctctctctctctctctctctctctccccgcctctttccctctctcaaataattaaaaataatttatttaaaataaataaataaaccaaaaatcaaaacaaattaattaggggttggagagatggcttagtgattaaggtgcttgctaacaaagccaaaggacccaggttcaattccccagtactcacataaagccagatacacagatggtgcattcatttggagttcctttgcagtggctggaggccctggatcacccattctttctctctcactcactctctttctctcttaaataaattaataaataaaatattttaaatttttaattaaaaataaataaattagcttgGAATGGCGGCAtgcacctttagtcctagcacttgggaggcagaggtagaaggttcactgtttgaggccagcttgggactacaaattgagttccaggtcaacctgggccagagttagaccctgccttgaaaaagataaaataaatagggctgaagagatggcttagcagttacagcatttgcttgagaagccaaaggactcaggttcaattccatgggacccatgtaagcttggtgcacaaggtggcacataggtctggagttcatttaccatggctgaatgccctggtgtgctcattctttctccatctgactagttctctctctcaaataaacaaaataaaataaataaaattataaaaataaataaatcactgcagaggagaaatattcttttttgtttgttactcttttgtttttggtttttggagggggatcttgctaagttgcccaagatgacctcaaatttctgggctccagcaattctcctgcctcagtcttcagaGTAGCTGGATGACAGGTTTCAGCAGCAGGCAGATCCAAGAGAGGACAGCATGGGTCAAGAGGGAAACAGTCCTGATTGGAGGAGGAATAGAAAATGAAAGATTCTTGTTTGTGAATCTCCTCTTCACAACCTTggaaaaaacccagaaaacacaAAGAGAAGTGGGAAAGGCAAGCCAACCTCAGCCTCTGGTAGGCTGCTTTCCCACTACTAATCAAGACAGGCTTCTAGAAAGAGGCtccaaaaagccaggcgtggtggcatacacctttaatccagcactcagtaagcagaggtaggaggcttgccatgagttcgaggtcaccctgagactacatagtgaattccaggtcagcctggactagagtgagacccaacctcaaaaaaaaacaaaagaaaagggctggagagatggcttagcggttaagcgctagcctgtgaagcctaaggaccccagttcgaggcttgattccccaggacccatgttagcaagatgcacaagggggtgcactcgtctggagttcatttgcagtgggcagaggccctggcatgcccattctctctctctgtctctattgtctcttcctctctctctgtcattctcaaataaataaataaaaacaaaaaaattaaaagtaaataaaaaaataaaaacaaaataaaaaaagaaggaggctCCAATCATCACAGCCCACCCCACTACTGCTCTCCCCCAAAACAACAACCCTTCACCTGGTCTCTCTGCCACTGCCTTGCCCGGGACCTCCTCTTCACACCCTGCCAACCCTCCTCATGCCTAGCATTAGGgatgggcaggcatggtggcacacgcctttaatcccagcactcaggaggcagaggtaggaggattgctgtgagtttgaggtcagcctgggctacagcaagacccttccttgaaaaaaaaaagtaggactaTAGCTCAGGGACGGTGACTCATCACCCCATAAGCGGTTACTCACTGGACCCTCAGGGGCCTCTGTGAACAGCCTCTGCCCCCAGCTTTGCAGCTTTCTCTCCCCAGTTCTTCATCCACTGTTCCTTCCCAGACTAGCTCATGTGCCTGTGCTCCTGTGTTTCCTCCACCTTGAACGTCTTGAGGAGACAATGGTTGGGACCCTGTAGCTGCCATAAAGGCCTCTCTCTACGTGGGAACAGTAGACTGGAAGTCAGCTTCCCTTAGTCACCTGTGAGTCGTACAGGGTGGGGTTGGTATCTTGTTCACCAGCATATGCCCACCCTCTGCCTCATCTGATGCCTGGCATACAGTTAGGGATGCGTTATGGGCTTGAATTAGAATGAGTTAAGCTATAGCCCGAGAAATACCTTAGAATATTATAAAGGGAACGTGGGTGCAATTTTAAGAGAACTGAGGAAAGCTAGGAAGTTAGtgaggagaagaggaaaaaatacagaTTCATACCTTCTCCTCTGTGCCCAGTTAGGAGGGCTGGGGCTAAGGATTGATGGAGCCAGAAGTGTGTTTGGGGAAACAACAGGGCTGTAAGCATTGCTGTTTCCTAGGGGTAGAAAGGAACCATTTAACACCTCCCACCCTGTCACCCAATTGCAGAATTGAAAGTGGCATTCTGCAAGATGGGAGCATGTTCAGTAAACACAAGGAAAGCTGTTTTCCAGCCAAGCATGGCAGCGCACATCTGTGATGCAACCACACTTCAGAGgtgaggaaagagggctggaatattaaaagaaaaaaaaagaaagaaacagacctACCTCCACTGGGAAGCCCAAACTTGGCTGTTTatttctttgggtttttgtttttgtttgtttgtttttctgagacaggttcctactgtagcccaggctcaccagaaattcactttgtagttccagactggcttcaaagtcacagtgatcatcctgcctctgcctccggaatgctggggttaaaggcgtgtgccgccacgcctggctcaaacttGGTTTTTAAGGGGCATTTATTCACTTGACAAATCTAAGTTAGGAAACACACAAAACACCTGGTTCAGATCACAGAgtttacatgcacatacatacatatcacccccccccacacacacacacaccacctctgAAAGCCAGCAGATGGGAAGGCCTGATTTAGAAGGGAGCCAAGACACTTCTCCAAGACTCCTTCACTGAGGAGACAGGATATTGGACTGAACACCCCCTCCATCCTGGGCCATGGTGGCCtcatctcaaactcactgtatgcATTTCAGGATGGTGGAAACTCTAGATTATAGCTAGGACCCTGTGGCCTGTTACACTTCAGCTCAGTCTGGGGCAGAAGCCGTTCCAGGGTTGAAAGCAGCTAACCAGAGAAGCCGGGACAACAAGGCAGCAGGCcagagcccccctcccccccatgccTGTTTCTGAGTGGTCATGATAGCAGCGGTGGCTGACGTCATAGCTGTG
This is a stretch of genomic DNA from Jaculus jaculus isolate mJacJac1 chromosome 9, mJacJac1.mat.Y.cur, whole genome shotgun sequence. It encodes these proteins:
- the Arl5c gene encoding putative ADP-ribosylation factor-like protein 5C, encoding MGQLIAKLVGIFGSQEHKVIIVGLDNAGKSTILYQFLTNEVVHTCPTIGSHVEELVLQKTHFLMWDLGGQEAVRPTWSSHYSNTEFVILVIDSTDRDWLLTAREELYKMLAHEALQGASVLIFANKQDLKESMTTAEISQFLRLSSIKDHPWHIQGCCALTGEGLPAGLQWMQSQVTAD